From the genome of Arthrobacter sp. SLBN-122:
GGAGCTCAGCGGCCCTGCCGTTATTGTGGCGAGCGGGACGCTTTCGTAACCTTCAGGATCCGGAAGGACTTTGACGTTGACTCACGGCTCACGCTGAAGGAAGCATCGAGTTCGGCGGCCAGCCAGCGCTGAAGGGAATCCGAGCCCAGGTTCTTCTGCACCACCAGCCAGGCCGTCCCGCCGTCCGCCAGGCGTGGAAGCCACAGCTTGAGCAGCGCGTGCAGTTCGTCCTTGCCGATCCGAATCGGCGGGTTGGACCATATGGTGTCGAACCGGAGGCCGGGGTCTACCTCCTGGGGAGTGCTGGCCTCGACGTTGGACAGTCCCAGTGCAGCCGCGTTTTCGTTGGTCAGGGTGACGCAGCGTTCGTTGACGTCCACTGCGTAGACCTTTGACCCTGGCGCCAGCAAGGCCATGGTGAGCGCGATGGGACCCCAGCCGCATCCGATATCCAGCAGGTTGCCCTGGGGGTGCGGCGCCGGAACTTCGGCCAGGAGCACCGCTGTACCCTTGTCGATCCCGTCCGGGCTGAAGATGCCCGTGGAAGTCTGGAGTCTCCGCGTTTCACCGGCCAACTCCACCCTAAGGGGCTTCCGGGTGAAGGGGCCGGCGGGGGACGTGCTGAAATAGTGTGCAGACTCCATAACTGGCCAGAGTAGTTCCCCTTGCAGCGTAATGGGAAACCGTGCAAAATCCGCTCTGCTAGGCTGGATGGCATGTTCCTGATCTTCGAGTAGCCGGCACGGGCCACGCCCGTCCCGCAGCCTGTCCTCCAGCGACAGCCCGTCCCGCAGCGATGCAGGCCCCCAGCCTTCCGCTTGTGCACCGGCCAGACCCAACTGTCTGTCCCGGCCGCCGGACGATACTCGAAGTCAGCCTCCCGCTGCACTTCCCGCTATTTTCCGGCCCTTTTTGCCTTGCCGCCGTCCTGACGCGGCATCCCCGGCCCCGGCATCGCAGCCGGCCGCCACAAAAACAGGAGAATTGCATGACCGCAGGCCGTCAGCCCAGCGCGAATACGTTCCAACTTCCAACCAATCAGCACTATTCTGGAATTGCCGAATCTTCAAAGGAGACCATGACCAGCCAGCCCAACACCGGTTCCGATCCAGCCGCCCAGGACATGAGTCCGCAGGAGATCCAGGCTGTTATCGACCGGATCCTCGCCAAGGACGTCCCGGCCAAGAATGTCAGCACGCCCGCCGGTGAGGGCAGCGGCAATGGAAAAGCGGTGCTCGGCAAGGCACAGGCTATTTCCCGCCTTGACGAAGAGCACTCAACCTACGACGGCGACCAGCAGGACCTCGAGGAACGGCGCGCCCTGCGCCGCAGGGCAGGCCTGTCCACCGAACTCGAAGACGTCACCGAAGTCGAGTACCGCCAGCTCCGCCTGGAGCGGGTGGTCCTGGCCGGGCTTTGGTCCGAGGGGACCCTTGCGGACGCCGAAAACTCACTGCGTGAGCTGGCGGCCCTCGCCGAGACCGCCGGTTCGGAGGTCCTGGACGGGCTGGTGCAGCGCCGCGACAAGCCGGACCCCGGAACGTTCCTGGGTTCAGGCAAGGCACTCGAACTCAAGGACATTGTCATGTCCACGGGTGCGGACACCGTGGTGGTGGACGCTGAACTGGCGCCTTCGCAGCGCCGTGGCCTTGAGGACATCGTCAAGGTCAAGGTCATCGACCGTACGGCCCTGATCCTTGACATCTTCGCCCAGCACGCCAAGAGCCGCGAAGGCAAGGCCCAGGTGGAGCTGGCGCAGCTGGAGTACCTGCTTCCCCGCCTGCGTGGCTGGGGCGAGTCGATGTCCCGACAGGCCGGTGGCCAGGTGGGCGGCGCGGCCGCCGGCATGGGCTCACGTGGCCCCGGTGAGACCAAGATCGAACTGGACCGGCGCCGGATCCGTACCCGCATGGCGAAGCTGCGGCGTGAAATCGCCGCAATGAAGCCGGCGCGCGAGACCAAACGGGCCAACCGCCGTCGTAATGAAGTGCCCTCCGTGGCAATTGCGGGGTACACCAACGCCGGCAAGTCCTCCCTCCTTAACCGGCTTACGGACGCCGGAGTCCTGGTGGAGAACGCGCTGTTCGCCACCCTGGATCCCACCGTCCGCAAGGCGGAAACCGCTGACGGCCTGGGGTACACCCTGGCCGACACGGTCGGATTCGTCCGTTCGCTGCCCACCCAGCTGGTGGAGGCCTTCCGCTCCACCCTCGAGGAGGTGGCGGACTCGGACCTGATCCTGCACGTGGTGGACGTTTCGCATCCCGACCCGGAAGGACAGATCGCTGCCGTCCGGAAGGTCTTCAGCGAAGTTGATGCCCGCAAGGTGCCGGAGATCATCGTGCTGAACAAGGCCGATGCGGCCGACCCCTTCGTGGTGGAGCGTTTGAAGCAGCGCGAGCCACGCCATGTAGTGGTCTCCGCCCGCACCGGAGAGGGCATTCCGGAACTGCTGAAGGCCATCAGCGAATCGATTCCCCGGCCTTCGGTCAAGATGGACGTGCTCATCCCTT
Proteins encoded in this window:
- the hflX gene encoding GTPase HflX, translating into MTSQPNTGSDPAAQDMSPQEIQAVIDRILAKDVPAKNVSTPAGEGSGNGKAVLGKAQAISRLDEEHSTYDGDQQDLEERRALRRRAGLSTELEDVTEVEYRQLRLERVVLAGLWSEGTLADAENSLRELAALAETAGSEVLDGLVQRRDKPDPGTFLGSGKALELKDIVMSTGADTVVVDAELAPSQRRGLEDIVKVKVIDRTALILDIFAQHAKSREGKAQVELAQLEYLLPRLRGWGESMSRQAGGQVGGAAAGMGSRGPGETKIELDRRRIRTRMAKLRREIAAMKPARETKRANRRRNEVPSVAIAGYTNAGKSSLLNRLTDAGVLVENALFATLDPTVRKAETADGLGYTLADTVGFVRSLPTQLVEAFRSTLEEVADSDLILHVVDVSHPDPEGQIAAVRKVFSEVDARKVPEIIVLNKADAADPFVVERLKQREPRHVVVSARTGEGIPELLKAISESIPRPSVKMDVLIPYDRGDLISKLHESDAEILNVDHVEAGTRAEVKVREGLASELEPFVVNE
- a CDS encoding class I SAM-dependent methyltransferase; this translates as MESAHYFSTSPAGPFTRKPLRVELAGETRRLQTSTGIFSPDGIDKGTAVLLAEVPAPHPQGNLLDIGCGWGPIALTMALLAPGSKVYAVDVNERCVTLTNENAAALGLSNVEASTPQEVDPGLRFDTIWSNPPIRIGKDELHALLKLWLPRLADGGTAWLVVQKNLGSDSLQRWLAAELDASFSVSRESTSKSFRILKVTKASRSPQ